A part of Cryptococcus decagattii chromosome 2, complete sequence genomic DNA contains:
- a CDS encoding peptidyl-prolyl cis-trans isomerase-like 1 encodes MSGPSPTYVTFDTSVGSFTVELYTAHAPKTCNNFAKLAERGYYNGVIFHRIIPSFMIQGGDPTGTGRGGTSIYGDRFADEIHPELRFVGAGILAMANSGPNTNGSQFFITCAPTPFLDGKHTIFGRVSSGMKTIQRLEAVRTDKDDRPVEEIKIHRARLGEATPAGALAVAMPA; translated from the exons ATGTCAGGCCCTTCCCCAACATATGTCACATTCGACACTTCTGTCGGCTCATTCACTGTCGAACTGTACACAGCTCATGCACCTAAA ACATGTAACAACTTTGCTAAGCTGGCGGAACGAGGCTATTATAATGGTGTCATTTTCCATCGAATTATCCCC AGCTTTATGATCCAAGGTGGCGATCCAACGGGGACGGGGCGAGGTGGGACGTCAATTTATGGTGATAGGTTTGCCGACGAAATCCACCCCGAGCTGAGATTTGTTGGTGCGGGAATCCTGGCCATGGCTAATTCTGGACCGAACACCAATG GTTCTCAATTCTTCATCACATGT GCCCCAACACCTTTTTTGGACGGAAAGCACACGATATTCGGTCGTGTGTCTTCTGGCATGAAGACCATTCAGAGATTAGAAGCTGTGCGAACGGACAAGGACGATCGGCCAGTGGAGGAAATCAAGATACATCGAGCGAGACTGGGTGAGGCAACGCCAGCGGGAGCTTTGGCTGTTGCCATGCCTGCTTAA
- a CDS encoding mRNA cap guanine-N7 methyltransferase, producing the protein MVYDPIRDCDVPSPTSAVRRSSSLRGLLNDPAPAPVPIHEDAESHRPTLSNILNDAPRHRSMLPPQQPISSPSMSLSPRSQNHSLPYPGSRPGSAAGSAHPFGHDPRQGTLSPVLSARHMSEDHPRPTSSSSASGRRYTEPVVQTPVAAAHLGSSAYRPRQTSTPGNPSSSYAPRFTPQPITTPSSPATSQHTPYTPHHSAPPRTIFYTPHRQSAPSSILRPIYPDEIARLRQLAHANNPLRRKPARVPEPTPAPRRSLPSENDHSYFPPQASHHLLQPQLQQQWDDRRPSAPPSDISHRGFTPSSTPGAPHSSYSQYPPNWEAQTPGSNGNGNGNGDGDKSGRLGKRRTRDEEEDGDDEQNKKVVSGPVAGQVYSKKVAAVAEHYNARPEVGVERREFSPIIGLKKFNNWIKSVLIGKFAHRPRGKILDMGCGKGGDLNKWKQARIGLYVGLDVADQSVQQAADRYRRMPRPGFDAFFYAHDCFSNPLSDVLSPELQIKDLYDNVTMQFCMHYAFENAAKARMMIENVSRYLRRGGIFIGTIPNAELLLERLNELPEHDEELRFGNSCYSIQFRERQHKGVYGHDYRFYLTDAVEDVPEYLVDWENFVSLASESGLRLVYKKAFHEILQEEKDSRDFGPLLGKMGVLNEYGESAMDADQWEAANLYMGFAFEKM; encoded by the exons ATGGTATACGATCCGATCCGGGACTGTGACGTCCCCTCCCCCACCTCCGCCGTACGTCGCTCCAGCAGCCTCAGAGGCCTCCTCAACGACCCCGCCCCGGCTCCCGTCCCCATCCACGAGGACGCCGAGAGCCACAGGCCGACGCTCAGCAACATCCTCAACGACGCTCCCCGCCATCGCAGCATGTTGCCCCCTCAGCAGCCCATAAGCTCACCGTCCATGAGCCTCTCGCCCAGAAGCCAGAACCACTCCCTGCCATATCCAGGCTCCCGTCCAGGTTCAGCCGCCGGGTCAGCGCATCCATTCGGGCATGATCCCAGGCAGGGCACCCTGTCACCAGTCTTGTCTGCTAGACACATGTCGGAAGATCACCCGAGACCGACGTCGTCGAGTTCTGCCAGTGGGCGCCGCTACACTGAGCCCGTTGTGCAGACGCCTGTCGCAGCAGCACATCTTGGTTCATCGGCGTATCGTCCTCGGCAAACATCTACGCCAGGCAACCCTTCGTCGTCTTATGCGCCCCGTTTCACGCCACAGCCTATCACCACACCGTCCTCGCCTGCCACATCACAACACACGCCGTATACACCTCACCATTCTGCGCCTCCTCGCACAATCTTTTATACCCCTCATCGACAGTCTGCACCGTCATCTATTCTTCGTCCAATCTACCCAGATGAAATCGCCCGTCTTCGTCAACTAGCGCACGCTAACAATCCCCTTCGGCGAAAACCCGCAAGAGTTCCTGAACCTACGCCGGCCCCCAGGAGAAGCTTACCGAGCGAGAATGATCATTCGTATTTCCCTCCTCAGGCGTCCCACCACCTGCTGCAGCCCCAGCTGCAGCAGCAGTGGGACGATCGACGACCTTCTGCTCCGCCATCTGACATTTCTCACCGAGGTTTTACGCCATCCAGCACCCCTGGTGCGCCACATTCAAGCTATAGTCAGTACCCGCCCAACTGGGAAGCTCAAACGCCCGGCAGTAACGGCAACGGCAATGGCAATGGCGACGGCGACAAATCTGGCCGGTTGGGCAAACGAAGGACAAgagacgaagaggaggacggTGACGATGAGCAGAATAAAAAAGTTGTTTCGGGTCCAGTGGCAGGACAAGTGTATAGCAAAAAAGTGGCTGCTGTCGCCGAGCACT ATAATGCTCGACCAGAAGTAGGCGTTGAGCGCCGTGAATTCTCCCCCATTATCGGTCTCAAAAAATTCAACAATTGGATCAAATCGGTGCTCATTGGGAAATTTGCACATAGACCTCGAGGAAAAATTTTAGATATGGGGtgtggaaaaggaggggATTTGAACAAATGGAAACAAGCGAGGATAGGGCTTTATGTCGGGCTCG ATGTGGCGGATCAGTCGGTACAACAAGCAGCAGATAGGTACAGGCGGATGCCTAGACCTGGATTTGACGCATTCTTCTATGCTCATGATTGTTTCTCT AACCCACTGAGTGACGTCCTCAGCCCCGAACTTCAGATCAAAGACCTCTACGACAATGTCACCATGCAATTCTGCATGCACTATGCATTTGAGAATGCCGCAAAGGcaaggatgatgattgaGAATGTATCAAGATATCTCCGCCGAGGAGGGATCTTTATCGGAACGATCCCTAATGCTGAATTACTCTT AGAAAGACTGAACGAGCTACCAGAGCATGATGAGGAACTTCGATTTGGCAATTCGTGCTACTCTATTCAGTTTAGAGAGAGGCAGCATAAGGGCGTGTACGGACACGACTATCGATTCTATTTGACAGATGCGGTGGAAGACGTCCCAGAGTACCTCGTGGACTGGGAAAATTTCGTCTC GCTGGCTTCCGAGTCTGGTCTTCGATTGGTCTACAAAAAAGCATTTCATGAAATTCTCcaggaagaaaaagataGTAGAGATTTCGGCCCACTCTTGGGTAAAATGGGAGTGCTGAATGAGTATGGGGAGAGTGCGATGGATGCGGACCAGTGGGAAGCTGCGA ATTTGTATATGGGTTTTGCGTTCGAAAAAATGTGA
- a CDS encoding polyadenylation factor subunit 2: protein MTAPTVPSDQHGNLLPGPSKPAANGTWRPSRYLEPLHPDNEEVLEQAAYQAAVTRSSGDDRKRKIKPRRTVDYQGGVQKWRMLNKLKGIHGFRPAIHPNPSDIVNFLPPVALQSNPSTSICDYWVHTSINKERSPTRVVRWTPDARRLLTGNDKGQFTLWNGASFNYESITQVHDDSIRSFTYSHNGQALVSADKGGTIKYFTPHLTNIHGFQGHREACHDVSWSPNDERFVTCGDDGLVKIWSYREAKEEKSLSGHGWDVRCVDWHPTKGLIVSGSKDMLVKFWDPRTGKDLSTLHSSKSTINTCRWSPDGHLVATAGQDSVIRLFDIRTFRELEVLKGHEKEVNCIEWHPIHHSLLVSGDALGTINYFSLLSPTPSTPLTTLSAAHEDAVFSLSFHPLGHILCSGSKDFTARFWCRARPPGGQEFDKWHLSEEGAAQKELERITKREWGTGTGAGTNQSPAANAAGGGGEVALPGLSNLVAAVNNTVKTGPTAANGPPGLSGLPGLPGLPGLGAPNVHSGTPPSRVSTPSSMGPPGPGAQTQAQSQGQGQGQGQGQGGQFGRGRGALPSQNDMLRHNHVPRGFADRDRNGGGDRGGMDRDRDPRGRQDPRGNQMYGRGPGAPPGPPGQGSGPGQGGYNYPPAPPNYPPYPPSSYPPPPPNNNNNNNNNPSGYLPAPNYAMPPGQGGLPQHYPYNRPPQGPPQNGPGGQGNYGAPASGGYGQYGGSGGGGYGRDGRR from the exons ATGACAGCGCCCACTGTCCCCTCAGACCAGCACGGCAACCTGCTCCCAGGCCCCTCAAAGCCCGCTGCCAACGGCACATGGCGCCCGTCCCGCTACCTCGAACCCCTCCACCCAGACAACGAAGAGGTCCTCGAACAGGCTGCCTACCAGGCCGCAGTCACTCGTTCCAGCGGCGACGACAGGAAGCGAAAGATAAAGCCTCGAAGAACAGTCGACTACCAAGGTGGCGTGCAGAAATGGAGAATG TTGAACAAGCTCAAGGGCATCCACGGATTCAGACCAGCCATACATCCCAACCCATCTGACATTGTCAAT tttcttcctcctgtAGCACTCCAGTCAAATCCATCCACCTCTATATGTGACTACTGGGTCCACACCTCGATAAATAAAGAACGTTCCCCTACCCGTGTCGTCAGA TGGACACCAGACGCCCGACGTCTGCTTACAGGTAACGACAAGGGTCAATTCACACTCTGGAACGGTGCTTCTTTCAATTACGAGTCCATTACGCAAGTACATGACGACTCTATCCGGAGCTTTACCTACTCGCACAACGGCCAAGCGCTTGTTTCAGCCGACAAGGGCGGCACGATCAAGTACTTTACACCGCATCTGACAAATATACATGGGTTTCAGGGCCATCGAGAAGCTTGTCATGATGTTAGTTGGAGTCCGAACGATGAGCGTTTCGTTACCTGTGGAGACGATGGACTGGTCAAGATTTGGAGCTATAGAGAAgccaaggaagaaaaaagtCTAAGTG GCCACGGCTGGGATGTGAGATGCGTTGATTGGCACCCAACAAAAGGTCTTATTGTTTCCGGCTCCAAAGATATGCTCGTCAAATTCTGGGATCCACGAACAGGCAAAGACCTCTCTACGCT CCACTCTTCCAAATCCACCATCAACACATGTCGATGGTCCCCCGATGGCCATCTCGTGGCAACTGCCGGCCAAGATTCAGTCATCCGTCTGTTTGACATTCGTACTTTCCGCGAGCTGGAAGTCTTAAAGGGCCACGAGAAAGAAGTCAATTGCATTGAATGGCACCCCATCCATCACTCTTTGCTCGTTTCCGGCGACGCGCTCGGTACTATCAACTacttttccctcctctctcccaCTCCATCTACACCCCTCACCACGCTTTCAGCCGCTCATGAAGATGCAgtcttctctctctccttccatccGCTTGGCCATATCCTCTGTTCGGGATCAAAGGATTTCACAGCACGATTCTGGTGTCGTGCAAGACCGCCGGGAGGACAAGAATTTGATAAATGGCATCTTTCCGAGGAAGGCGCTGCTCAAAAAGAACTTGAGCGTATCACCAAGCGTGAATGGGGTACCGGTACCGGCGCGGGGACGAACCAGTCTCCTGCTGCGAATGCagctggtggtggtggcgaGGTTGCTTTACCTGGTTTATCCAACCTCGTCGCGGCTGTCAACAATACCGTCAAGACTGGCCCGACGGCAGCCAATGGCCCCCCCGGCCTCTCAGGTCTTCCAGGTCTTCCGGGTCTTCCGGGGTTGGGTGCACCCAATGTTCATAGCGGCACCCCGCCGTCGCGCGTATCCACGCCTTCATCCATGGGACCACCCGGTCCCGGCGCACAAACACAGGCACAATCacaaggacaaggacaaggacaaggacaaggacaaggCGGTCAgtttggaagaggaagaggggcGCTTCCTAGTCAAAATGATATGCTTCGGCATAATCATGTCCCCCGTGGATTTGCAGATCGGGATAGGAATGGTGGAGGAGACAGAGGCGGGATGGATAGGGATAGAGATCCACGAGGGAGGCAAGACCCAAGAGGTAATCAAATGTATGGTCGTGGACCAGGGGCTCCTCCCGGACCTCCGGGACAAGGATCAGGACCAGGTCAAGGAGGATACAATTACCCACCTGCTCCTCCCAATTATCCCCCTTACCCGCCCTCATCTTAcccgcctcctcctcccaacaacaacaacaacaataaCAACAACCCATCTGGTTATCTGCCAGCGCCCAATTATGCTATGCCTCCTGGACAAGGTGGTCTACCTCAACATTATCCTTATAATCGGCCTCCACAGGGACCTCCTCAGAATGGCCCAGGTGGACAAGGGAATTATGGCGCTCCCGCATCTGGTGGGTATGGCCAGTACGGCGGCAGCGGTGGCGGTGGGTACGGCCGGGATGGACGGAGATAA
- a CDS encoding 40S ribosomal protein S20 codes for MAEYKEDIEKTGAGAQKIHKIRITLTSKNVKPLEKFCADLINRAKDRDLTVKGPVRLPTKVLKHTTRKSPCGEGSKTWDRYQMRIHKRLIDLNSSADVVKQITSISLEPGVEVEVTIAA; via the exons ATGGCCGAGTacaaggaagacattgaaAAGACTGGCGCCGGTGCCCAGAAGATCCACAAGATCAGGATCACCTTGACCTCTAAGAACGTCAAGCCCCTTGAGAAGT TCTGTGCCGACCTCATCAACCGTGCCAAGGACCGAGACCTTACCGTCAAGGGTCCCGTCCGACTCCCCACCAAGGTCCTCAAGCACACCACCAGGAAGTC TCCTTGTGGTGAGGGTTCCAAGACCTGGGACAGGTACCAGATGCGAATCCACAAGCGTCTCATCGACCTCAACTCTTCTGCCGACGTCGTCAAGCAGATcacttccatctctctcgaGCCCGGagttgaggttgaggttACCATTGCTGCTTAA
- a CDS encoding tRNA pseudouridine(55) synthase, translated as MPKALPTPTLPLNGLFPIAKPSGKSSMRVIDRITPLLLDSKLFDDPVKRAQPQMKGKRKKNLTQFGLKIGQGGTLDPLADGVLVLGVNRGTKHLNQFLECSKEYESIGLIGATTTSMDADDPVLSTAAWEHITREDVEKVLDRFRGEIMQVPPIFSALKMDGKPLYEYARESKPLPRPIPARKCQVSIELIDFTPASVTPGDGGHDYHWPEKRLTSEEKETFRKLTQIVHNAQTGPVEAAEASGNKDQVEEEKSKVVEPLVPDLDAPEYPEISPKTGLRPPTFTVRMTVSSGTYVRSIVNDIGLALGCGAHVVKLTRTRQGEFSLHGDEEALSATSISAPAEVEEVSVNSVNENSREAPGPSGGSIPWAVWERALAERDEIIKREKLEKEEAIMSGMSAEEIHQVYNPEAIKQRRWEGGWKEWEVEVLKRFKPVPVPINGGHGFRI; from the exons ATGCCCAAGGCTCTCCCTACCCCCACTTTGCCCCTCAATGGACTTTTCCCTATCGCGAAACCTTCGGGTAAAAGCTC TATGAGAGTTATTGATAGAATAACGCCGCTTCTGCTCGACTCTAAACTGTTTGACGATCCCGTGAAACGCGCCCAGCCGCAAATGAAGGGAAAACGCAAGAAGAATTTGACTCAATTTGGTCTCAAGATAGGTCAAGGAGGGACCCTTGACCCTTTGGCTGATGGTGTGCTAG TTTTGGGTGTTAACCGGGGCACCAAACATTTAAATCAGTTCCTTGAGTGTAGCAAG GAATATGAAAGCATAGGTTTGATTGGAGCAACGACCACATCCATGGACGCGGACGACCCTGTCCTGTCTACAGCGGCTTGGGAGCACATCACTCGAGAGGATGTTGAAAAGGTTTTAGATCGATTTCGAGGTGAGATAATGCAGGTGCCTCCCAT CTTCTCTGCCTTGAAGATGGACGGTAAGCCACTCTACGAGTATGCCCGAGAATCAAagcctcttcctcgaccGATCCCCGCAAGAAAATGCCAAGTATCTATCGAATTGATAGATTTTACTCCTGCATCTGTCACCCCTGGTGACGGTGGGCACGACTATCACTGGCCCGAAAAAAGGCTTACTTctgaggaaaaggaaaccTTCAGGAAGTTGACTCAGATTGTGCACAATGCCCAAACGGGTCCAGTTGAAGCTGCAGAGGCTTCTGGAAATAAGGATcaagtggaagaggagaagtCAAAGGTTGTAGAGCCCCTGGTACCCGATCTTGATGCCCCCGAATACCCCGAAATTTCGCCAAAAACCGGCTTACGTCCCCCTACCTTTACAGTCCGGATGACAGTTTCGAGTGGAACCTATGTCAGGTCGATCGTCAATGATATTGGATTAGCGCTTGGATGCGGTGCTCATGTCGTTAAACTGACCAGAACAAGGCAAGGAGAGTTTAGTCTCCACGGTGACGAAGAGGCTTTGAGCGCGACGTCTATTTCTGCCCCAGCTGAAGTCGAAGAAGTCAGTGTGAATAGCGTGAATGAGAACAGCCGAGAAGCCCCAGGCCCATCTGGTGGCAGTATTCCTTGGGCAGTCTGGGAACGTGCACTCGCtgagagagatgagattATTAAGCGGGAaaagttggagaaggaagaagccaTCATGTCTGGGATGAGTGCAGAGGAAATTCATCAGGTCTATAATCCTGAAGCTATCAAGCAGAGGAGGTGGGAAGGAGGGTGGAAAGAGTGGGAAGTAGAGGTGTTGAAGAGATTCAAGCCTGTGCCTGTGCCCATCAACGGAGGTCATGGATTCAGAATCTAA